The following proteins come from a genomic window of Rissa tridactyla isolate bRisTri1 chromosome 25, bRisTri1.patW.cur.20221130, whole genome shotgun sequence:
- the ILF3 gene encoding interleukin enhancer-binding factor 3 isoform X5: MRPMRIFVNDDRHVMAKHSAVYPTQEELEAVQNMVSHTERALKAVSDWIDEQEKVSGEQPETESMETAAEEENKEGGDQKAAEQLTRTLRGVMRVGLVAKGLLLKGDLDLELVLLCKDKPTTDLLEKVADNLGVQLAAITEDKYEIIQSVGDAAIVIKNTKEPPLTLTIHLTSPVVREEMEKQLAGETLSVNDSPDVLDRQKCLAALASLRHAKWFQARANGLKSCVIVIRVLRDLCTRVPTWAPLRGWPLELLCEKSIGTANRPMGAGEALRRVLECLASGIVMPDGSGIYDPCEKEATDAIGHLDRQQREDITQSAQHALRLAAFGQLHKVLGMDPLPSKMPKKPKNENPVDYTVQIPPSTTYAVTPMKRPMEEDGEEKSPSKKKKKIQKKEEKLEPPQAMNALMKLNQLKPGLQYKLVSQTGPVHAPIFTMSVEIDGSTFEASGPSKKTAKLHVAVKVLQDMGLPTGVEGKESGKGDESAEETEQKPVVVAPPPVVETVSTPAAASPPSDQTPENVKQQGPILTKHGKNPVMELNEKRRGLKYELISETGGSHDKRFVMEVEVDGQKFQGAGSNKKVAKAYAALAALEKLFPDAPVAIEQNKKKRAPVPARGGPKFAVKQHNPGFGMGGPMHNEVPPPPNMRGRGRGGNMRGRGRGRGGFGGNHGGYMNAGAGYGSYGYGGNSATAGYSDFFTDCSGYHDFGAS, encoded by the exons ATG CGTCCCATGCGTATTTTCGTGAACGACGACCGCCATGTGATGGCCAAACACTCGGCCGTTTACCCGacgcaggaggagctggaggcggTTCAGAACATGGTCTCCCACACGGAGCGAGCGCTCAAAGCCGTGTCCGACTGGATCGATGAGCAAGAAAAAGTCAGCGGGGAGCAGCCAGAAACGGAGTCCATGGAGACGgcggcagaagaggaaaataaagaaggaGG GGATCAGAAAGCCGCGGAGCAGTTAACCAGGACCTTGCGTGGGGTGATGCGTGTGGGGCTGGTGGCGAAAGGCCTTTTATTGAAGGGGGACTTGGATCTGGAGCTGGTTCTTTTGTGCAAAGATAAACCCACCACGGATCTCCTGGAGAAAGTTGCCGACAATCTTGGAGTCCAGCTCGCT GCTATTACTGAAGACAAATACGAAATAATCCAGTCAGTCGGCGATGCCGCGATTGTAATTAAGAACACAAAAGAGCCGCCGCTGACGCTGACCATCCACTTGACGTCGCCCGTAGtcagagaagaaatggaaaaacagttAGCTGGAG AAACGCTATCAGTCAACGACTCCCCGGACGTTCTGGACAGGCAGAAATGCCTTGCTGCCTTGGCGTCACTGCGACACGCCAAGTGGTTCCAG GCCAGGGCTAACGGGCTGAAGTCATGCGTCATAGTCATccgagtgctgcgggatctctgTACTCGGGTTCCCACTTGGGCACCGCTGAGAGGATGg CCTCTGGAGCTGCTGTGTGAGAAATCCATCGGGACCGCTAACAGACCCATGGGCGCTGGCGAGGCTCTGAGGAGAGTTCTTGAATGCCTCGCCTCGGGAATCGTCATGCCAG ATGGTTCTGGTATTTATGATCCTTGTGAAAAAGAAGCCACTGATGCTATTGGGCATCTAGACAGACAACAAAGGGAAGATATCACACAGAGTGCTCAG CACGCTCTGAGACTTGCTGCTTTTGGCCAGCTTCACAAAGTCTTGGGGATGGATCCCCTCCCTTCCAAAATGCCCAAGAAACCAAAGAACGAAAACCCCGTTGACTATACTG TCCAGATTCCTCCCAGTACGACGTACGCTGTCACCCCAATGAAGCGTCCaatggaggaggatggagaggagaaatctcccagcaaaaagaaaaagaagattcagAAAAAAG aggAAAAACTTGAACCTCCCCAGGCCATGAATGCACTGATGAAACTAAACCAGCTAAAACCCGGGCTCCAGTACAAACTTGTCTCTCAGACTGGTCCCGTTCATGCTCCCATCTTTACAATGTCCGTGGAAATCGATGGCAGCACGTTTGAAGCATCGGGGCCTTCCAAAAAGACGGCCAAATTGCACGTGGCGGTGAAG GTGTTGCAAGATATGGGTTTGCCCACGGGGGTGGAAGGCAAAGAATCCGGGAAAGGAGATGAATCGGCAGAGGAAACGGAACAGAAACCCGTCGTCGTCGCTCCTCCTCCCGTAGTAGAAACCGTCTCCACACCCGCTGCTGCGTCTCCCCCTTCGGATCAAACCCCAGAG AACGTGAAACAACAGGGACCAATTCTGACAAAACACGGCAAGAATCCCGTGATGGAGCTGAACGAGAAGCGGCGCGGGCTGAAATACGAACTGATCTCGGAGACGGGCGGCAGCCACGACAAGCGCTTTGTCATGGAG GTGGAGGTTGACGGACAGAAATTCCAAGGAGCTGGTTCAAATAAAAAGGTGGCAAAAGCCTACGCTGCTCTGGCCGCGCTCGAGAAGCTGTTTCCGGATGCTCCGGTTGCCATCgagcaaaacaagaagaaaagagccCCCGTCCCAGCGAGGGGGGGGCCCAAGTTTGCAGTAAAA cagcacaacCCAGGCTTCGGCATGGGGGGCCCCATGCACAACGAGGTGCCCCCCCCACCCAACATGCGCGGCCGCGGCCGGGGTGGCAACATGCGCGGCCGCGGCAGAGGCCGGGGTGGATTCGGCGGCAACCACGGTGGCTACATGAATGCAG GTGCTGGATATGGAAGTTACGGATACGGAGGGAATTCCGCGACGGCAGGCTATA GTGACTTTTTCACAGACTGCTCCGGCTATCATGATTTTGGGGCTTCCTAG